The following proteins are encoded in a genomic region of Drosophila miranda strain MSH22 chromosome 4, D.miranda_PacBio2.1, whole genome shotgun sequence:
- the LOC117189091 gene encoding ABC transporter C family member 13-like, with translation MQMTRNLSDAWLAHWVTETTLDPHSNDTSLEHLLGNDSASGHTTGFYLGIFTAIAVTNSLATLARAFIFAYAGIKAAIFMHEQLLKKVMFAKFNFFDITSVGRILNRFSSDTNTVDDSLPFILNILLAQLAGLVGAL, from the exons ATGCAGATGACCAGGAATCTGAGTGATGCCTGGCTGGCGCATTGGGTCACAGAGACCACACTGGATCCCCATTCGAATGACACATCGCTGGAGCATCTGTTGGGTAACGACTCGGCATCGGGTCATACCACTGGCTTCTATCTGGGCATCTTCACGGCCATTGCGGTGACCAATTCTTTGGCCACGCTGGCCAGGGCCTTCATCTTTGCCTATGCTGGCATCAAGGCGGCTATTTTCATGCACGAACAGCTCCTCAAGAAAGTCATGTTT GCCAAGTTCAACTTTTTCGACATTACCTCCGTGGGACGCATCCTGAATCGTTTCTCCTCCGATACGAACACTGTGGACGATTCGCTCCCTTTTATACTCAACATTCTGTTGGCACAATTGGCCGGACTGGTGGGTGCCCTCTGA
- the LOC117189088 gene encoding protein mitoshell-like isoform X1, whose amino-acid sequence MNTIYVRCPTMTTQSLHQQSLYHHRNGNEVFVQEQFSQREFITQHIQPTVFVNSPGPFGTHVAAPARPPVAYDAYSSQFAFRPTVRGPPPVGYYCVNGCVNAAAASSSGRYFCHPEQRPCPYPSGFSGPTTQESYGTYSSDSSSSPPSTYYIASQTQTTPIMCTDAATQSNMDLEKPAGSKEMPQNFSMDSENPEASSTFISMVRWAANFINKLVDAQGERRNSEMKLPDKHMSDIIRLAIHGSNISEAVANTHSTRPCFKNIDTLCVRLKQDLLRVDGVLANINSQGIAWAVKDFIFLFTRIMSAWTILKSYLYNDTDGIKKIIDILPMGFMQVFNTWQLATIPMIDMVIQSIVILDAGARPKNAYSGNGGGGGGDDNSPPGGNRGGHSPTDGGRHSSRSRHSPPNGNRSRHSPSNSNRGRFQSGDSPSHYGSANCTPRLDKPPTVEQGAEAGAEAAAPINKPKSYQNLIDMYTMVENSEDTQCHVDANGTYLKAGTYQPPQKEQKTETKPTTSAFLMRMPPGFTPMPHLQGKSNITVAVAKPKAMQDSAETMRKQRTIPENAPHFIAMGNALPIYYRMTDNANLPSKPMPDLRSAVKDAAPANLKNADDTENAKPNPLLEIDPYVPCYGPSPSSLPSTPELETCAMGNDVADTPWEENANQELYPSPEAGPMTNPETIKKSHDKVDEVAVKELEPQYFDKNTKVHNQLMLDLEPYASMLRLGPYVATDSMLNIKHFMNLYSPINTEVTRDLIELKERVLELKNVAHFFQKQFILNYYPHFFRQCHGDFIDLREIILNCESGVYHHTYQAVHDLRRIVFVARCYLKYFHLSVISDFLLLQEEKQNNMLRGIPRYISTKGLATMSTRTSHLCSKCCPSHRISRMNMIILLAYQARRSSTT is encoded by the exons atgaacaccatttacgtacgATGCCCTACGATGACCACGCAGTCGCTGCACCAGCAGTCCCTGTATCATCATCGCAATGGCAACGAGGTGTTTGTGCAGGAGCAATTCTCGCAGAGGGAGTTCATTACCCAACATATACAGCCAACCGTGTTCGTAAATAGTCCGGGTCCTTTTGGTACCCATGTTGCGGCACCGGCACGGCCACCCGTGGCATACGATGCGTACTCGAGTCAATTCGCCTTTAGGCCGACAGTTAGGGGGCCACCGCCAGTCGGTTATTATTGTGTCAATGGGTGTGTCAATGCAG CGGCAGCCTCTTCGAGTGGGCGGTATTTTTGTCATCCAGAGCAACGACCTTGCCCCTATCCGTCCGGATTCAGCGGCCCCACCACACAAGAGAGCTATGGGACCTATTCGTCCGATTCCAGCTCGTCACCACCGTCGACGTATTATATAGCTTCCCAGACCCAAACGACACCCATCATGTGCACAGATGCAGCCACTCAGTCGAACATGGACTTGGAAAAGCCTGCTGGATCCAAGGAAATGCCTCAGAACTTTTCCATGGACTCCGAAAA CCCTGAAGCATCATCGACCTTCATTTCGATGGTACGTTGGGCTGCGAACTTTATAAATAAACTGGTCGATGCCCAGGGCGAACGTCGTAACTCGGAGATGAAGCTACCGGATAAGCATATGTCGGACATCATTCGATTGGCTATCCATGGCAGCAATATATCTGAAGCTGTGGCCAATACTCACAGCACTCGTCCGTGCTTCAAGAATATCGACACTTTGTGTGTCCGCCTCAAGCAGGATCTGTTGCGTGTGGATGGTGTGCTGGCCAACATTAATTCTCAGGGGATTGCCTGGGCTGTAAAGGATTTCATCTTCTTATTTACACGCATCATGAGTGCTTGGACCATACTGAAGAGCTATCTATACAACGATACGGATGGCATTAAGAAAATCATTGATATATTGCCAATGGGCTTTATGCAGGTCTTTAATACCTGGCAATTGGCCACCATACCAATGATTGATATGGTCATTCAAAGCATTGTTATCCTCGATGCGGGTGCGCGTCCAAAGAATGCATATAGCGGtaatggcggcggcggcggcggcgacgaTAATAGTCCTCCTGGTGGAAATCGTGGCGGTCATAGCCCCACTGATGGTGGCAGACATAGCTCTCGAAGCCGTCATAGTCCTCCCAATGGCAATCGAAGCCGACATAGCCCTTCGAATAGCAATCGAGGGCGTTTTCAGAGCGGGGATTCACCGTCCCACTATGGCAGTGCCAACTGTACACCTCGCCTGGATAAACCCCCCACTGTTGAGCAGGGGGCTGAGGCAGGAGCCGAGGCAGCTGCTCCGATTAACAAACCTAAGAGCTATCAGAATCTCATTGATATGTACACGATGGTCGAAAACTCTGAGGATACGCAGTGCCATGTCGATGCGAATGGAACTTATTTGAAGGCTGGCACCTATCAGCCGCCGCAGAAGGAACAAAAGACggaaacaaaaccaaccacGTCAGCATTTTTGATGCGCATGCCACCAGGATTTACGCCAATGCCACATCTGCAGGGAAAGTCCAATATAACGGTGGCCGTGGCCAAGCCCAAAGCCATGCAGGATTCGGCTGAAACTATGCGCAAGCAAAGGACCATTCCTGAAAACGCTCCTCATTTCATTGCTATGGGCAATGCTTTGCCCATTTATTATAGGATGACTGACAATGCTAATCTGCCCTCAAAGCCAATGCCAGATCTTCGTTCGGCTGTGAAGGATGCTGCACCGGCCAACCTAAAAAATGCGGATGATACAGAAAACGCCAAGCCCAATCCCCTGCTGGAAATCGATCCTTATGTGCCCTGCTATGGTCCTAGTCCTTCGAGTCTACCATCGACACCTGAACTAGAGACCTGTGCGATGGGAAATGATGTTGCAGACACACCGTGGGAGGAAAATGCTAATCAGGAACTTTATCCTTCTCCGGAAGCAGGGCCAATGACTAATCCGGAGACTATAAAGAAAAGTCACGATAAAGTAGATGAAGTAGCGGTGAAAGAATTGGAACCACAGTATTTCGATAAGAACACCAAAGTCCATAATCAGCTGATGCTGGATCTTGAACCATATGCCTCAATGCTGCGCCTGGGACCCTATGTGGCGACCGACAGTATGCTAAATATTAAGCACTTTATGAATCTCTACAGTCCCATCAACACCGAGGTCACACGTGATCTAATCGAGCTAAAGGAGCGCGTCCTGGAACTTAAGAACGTGGCGCATTTCTTTCAAAAGCAGTTTATTCTAAACTAT TATCCACATTTTTTTCGACAGTGTCACGGTGATTTCATTGATCTAAGAGAGATTATACTCAATTGCGAGAGCGGAGTGTATCATCATACCTATCAGGCTGTGCATGATCTACGACGTATTGTATTTGTGGCCCGTTGTTATCTGAAG TATTTCCATTTGAGTGTTATTtctgattttctgctgctccAGGAAGAGAAACAAAACAATATGTTACGCGGTATCCCAAG GTATATATCAACAAAGGGCTTAGCAACTATGTCGACTCGTACGAGTCATCTGTGTTCGAAATGTTGTCCAAGCCACCGCATCAGCCGCATGAACATGATCATATTATTGGCATACCAGGCGAGAAGGTCTTCAACTACGTGA
- the LOC117189088 gene encoding protein mitoshell-like isoform X2, translated as MNTIYVRCPTMTTQSLHQQSLYHHRNGNEVFVQEQFSQREFITQHIQPTVFVNSPGPFGTHVAAPARPPVAYDAYSSQFAFRPTVRGPPPVGYYCVNGCVNAAAASSSGRYFCHPEQRPCPYPSGFSGPTTQESYGTYSSDSSSSPPSTYYIASQTQTTPIMCTDAATQSNMDLEKPAGSKEMPQNFSMDSENPEASSTFISMVRWAANFINKLVDAQGERRNSEMKLPDKHMSDIIRLAIHGSNISEAVANTHSTRPCFKNIDTLCVRLKQDLLRVDGVLANINSQGIAWAVKDFIFLFTRIMSAWTILKSYLYNDTDGIKKIIDILPMGFMQVFNTWQLATIPMIDMVIQSIVILDAGARPKNAYSGNGGGGGGDDNSPPGGNRGGHSPTDGGRHSSRSRHSPPNGNRSRHSPSNSNRGRFQSGDSPSHYGSANCTPRLDKPPTVEQGAEAGAEAAAPINKPKSYQNLIDMYTMVENSEDTQCHVDANGTYLKAGTYQPPQKEQKTETKPTTSAFLMRMPPGFTPMPHLQGKSNITVAVAKPKAMQDSAETMRKQRTIPENAPHFIAMGNALPIYYRMTDNANLPSKPMPDLRSAVKDAAPANLKNADDTENAKPNPLLEIDPYVPCYGPSPSSLPSTPELETCAMGNDVADTPWEENANQELYPSPEAGPMTNPETIKKSHDKVDEVAVKELEPQYFDKNTKVHNQLMLDLEPYASMLRLGPYVATDSMLNIKHFMNLYSPINTEVTRDLIELKERVLELKNVAHFFQKQFILNYYPHFFRQCHGDFIDLREIILNCESGVYHHTYQAVHDLRRIVFVARCYLKVYINKGLSNYVDSYESSVFEMLSKPPHQPHEHDHIIGIPGEKVFNYVIL; from the exons atgaacaccatttacgtacgATGCCCTACGATGACCACGCAGTCGCTGCACCAGCAGTCCCTGTATCATCATCGCAATGGCAACGAGGTGTTTGTGCAGGAGCAATTCTCGCAGAGGGAGTTCATTACCCAACATATACAGCCAACCGTGTTCGTAAATAGTCCGGGTCCTTTTGGTACCCATGTTGCGGCACCGGCACGGCCACCCGTGGCATACGATGCGTACTCGAGTCAATTCGCCTTTAGGCCGACAGTTAGGGGGCCACCGCCAGTCGGTTATTATTGTGTCAATGGGTGTGTCAATGCAG CGGCAGCCTCTTCGAGTGGGCGGTATTTTTGTCATCCAGAGCAACGACCTTGCCCCTATCCGTCCGGATTCAGCGGCCCCACCACACAAGAGAGCTATGGGACCTATTCGTCCGATTCCAGCTCGTCACCACCGTCGACGTATTATATAGCTTCCCAGACCCAAACGACACCCATCATGTGCACAGATGCAGCCACTCAGTCGAACATGGACTTGGAAAAGCCTGCTGGATCCAAGGAAATGCCTCAGAACTTTTCCATGGACTCCGAAAA CCCTGAAGCATCATCGACCTTCATTTCGATGGTACGTTGGGCTGCGAACTTTATAAATAAACTGGTCGATGCCCAGGGCGAACGTCGTAACTCGGAGATGAAGCTACCGGATAAGCATATGTCGGACATCATTCGATTGGCTATCCATGGCAGCAATATATCTGAAGCTGTGGCCAATACTCACAGCACTCGTCCGTGCTTCAAGAATATCGACACTTTGTGTGTCCGCCTCAAGCAGGATCTGTTGCGTGTGGATGGTGTGCTGGCCAACATTAATTCTCAGGGGATTGCCTGGGCTGTAAAGGATTTCATCTTCTTATTTACACGCATCATGAGTGCTTGGACCATACTGAAGAGCTATCTATACAACGATACGGATGGCATTAAGAAAATCATTGATATATTGCCAATGGGCTTTATGCAGGTCTTTAATACCTGGCAATTGGCCACCATACCAATGATTGATATGGTCATTCAAAGCATTGTTATCCTCGATGCGGGTGCGCGTCCAAAGAATGCATATAGCGGtaatggcggcggcggcggcggcgacgaTAATAGTCCTCCTGGTGGAAATCGTGGCGGTCATAGCCCCACTGATGGTGGCAGACATAGCTCTCGAAGCCGTCATAGTCCTCCCAATGGCAATCGAAGCCGACATAGCCCTTCGAATAGCAATCGAGGGCGTTTTCAGAGCGGGGATTCACCGTCCCACTATGGCAGTGCCAACTGTACACCTCGCCTGGATAAACCCCCCACTGTTGAGCAGGGGGCTGAGGCAGGAGCCGAGGCAGCTGCTCCGATTAACAAACCTAAGAGCTATCAGAATCTCATTGATATGTACACGATGGTCGAAAACTCTGAGGATACGCAGTGCCATGTCGATGCGAATGGAACTTATTTGAAGGCTGGCACCTATCAGCCGCCGCAGAAGGAACAAAAGACggaaacaaaaccaaccacGTCAGCATTTTTGATGCGCATGCCACCAGGATTTACGCCAATGCCACATCTGCAGGGAAAGTCCAATATAACGGTGGCCGTGGCCAAGCCCAAAGCCATGCAGGATTCGGCTGAAACTATGCGCAAGCAAAGGACCATTCCTGAAAACGCTCCTCATTTCATTGCTATGGGCAATGCTTTGCCCATTTATTATAGGATGACTGACAATGCTAATCTGCCCTCAAAGCCAATGCCAGATCTTCGTTCGGCTGTGAAGGATGCTGCACCGGCCAACCTAAAAAATGCGGATGATACAGAAAACGCCAAGCCCAATCCCCTGCTGGAAATCGATCCTTATGTGCCCTGCTATGGTCCTAGTCCTTCGAGTCTACCATCGACACCTGAACTAGAGACCTGTGCGATGGGAAATGATGTTGCAGACACACCGTGGGAGGAAAATGCTAATCAGGAACTTTATCCTTCTCCGGAAGCAGGGCCAATGACTAATCCGGAGACTATAAAGAAAAGTCACGATAAAGTAGATGAAGTAGCGGTGAAAGAATTGGAACCACAGTATTTCGATAAGAACACCAAAGTCCATAATCAGCTGATGCTGGATCTTGAACCATATGCCTCAATGCTGCGCCTGGGACCCTATGTGGCGACCGACAGTATGCTAAATATTAAGCACTTTATGAATCTCTACAGTCCCATCAACACCGAGGTCACACGTGATCTAATCGAGCTAAAGGAGCGCGTCCTGGAACTTAAGAACGTGGCGCATTTCTTTCAAAAGCAGTTTATTCTAAACTAT TATCCACATTTTTTTCGACAGTGTCACGGTGATTTCATTGATCTAAGAGAGATTATACTCAATTGCGAGAGCGGAGTGTATCATCATACCTATCAGGCTGTGCATGATCTACGACGTATTGTATTTGTGGCCCGTTGTTATCTGAAG GTATATATCAACAAAGGGCTTAGCAACTATGTCGACTCGTACGAGTCATCTGTGTTCGAAATGTTGTCCAAGCCACCGCATCAGCCGCATGAACATGATCATATTATTGGCATACCAGGCGAGAAGGTCTTCAACTACGTGATATTGTAA
- the LOC117189090 gene encoding multidrug resistance-associated protein 7-like, producing MPWLGLVIIPMVPIYLNLQQRYRHASRDIKRLSSNAMSPLYTHFTETLQGLTTIRSMRASPRFQRDFQVKLEESIKAQLTQSAAQQWLALRMQLLGTLLVGGAGLLAAITASHATNPGLVGLCISYALSITGQLGDLLHAVAETEQELVAVERVDQYLQLEGEQNALGSADPPFDWPTQGVLRFQEVQLSYREHLIPALRGISFDTEAFERIGIVGRTGAGKTSVLAALLRVAPLSQGEIRLDQVNLKTLPLSVLRERIGVITQEPFLFEGTVRENLDPRHGFYDSEIWHAVKNSAAATLLVQQLGGLDGRVEQCGNNLSAGQRQLLCLARALLKNAKVVCIDDGTSNLDDESDLCMQQALRNAFKSCTLLFIAHRLRGLQAMDRIIVLDDGRICEEGKPQELAHNTATIFHGMLVAQDISPEDFTRLD from the exons ATGCCCTGGCTGGGTCTGGTCATCATTCCGATGGTACCAATCTACCTCAATCTGCAGCAACGCTATCGCCATGCCTCGCGGGATATTAAGCGTTTGTCGAGCAATGCCATGTCCCCGCTTTACACACACTTTACGGAGACGCTGCAGGGTTTGACAACGATCAGGAGCATGAGGGCAAGTCCTCGCTTTCAGAGGGACTTCCAGGTGAAGCTGGAGGAGAGTATCAAGGCGCAATTGACGCAGTCAGCGGCTCAACAGTGGCTGGCCCTGCGTATGCAGTTGCTCGGCACGCTGCTGGTGGGTGGTGCGGGTCTCCTAGCCGCCATTACAGCCTCGCATGCAACGAATCCCGGTCTGGTTGGGCTGTGTATCTCCTATGCTCTCTCGATTACGGGACAGCTGGGGGATCTGCTGCATGCAGTGGCCGAAACGGAGCAGGAACTGGTTGCCGTCGAACGTGTGGATCAGTATCTGCAGTTGGAGGGCGAACAGAATGCCTTGGGCAGTGCAGATCCTCCATTTGACTGGCCCACACAGGGCGTCCTCCGCTTTCAGGAGGTTCAATTGAGCTACAGGGAGCATCTGATACCGGCCCTGCGTGGCATCAGCTTCGATACGGAGGCGTTCGAGCGCATTGGCATTGTGGGGCGCACTGGTGCGGGCAAGACGTCTGTTCTGGCTGCCCTGCTGCGTGTGGCACCGCTCTCCCAGGGAGAGATACGACTGGATCAGGTGAATCTAAAGACTTTGCCGTTGAGTGTACTTCGGGAGAGAATAGGAGTCATCACCCAAGAGCCTTTCCTCTTCGAAG GAACTGTGCGGGAAAATCTGGACCCCCGTCATGGCTTCTATGACTCGGAGATCTGGCATGCCGTCAAAAACTCGGCGGCGGCTACGCTGTTGGTGCAACAGCTGGGAGGCCTGGATGGTCGCGTAGAGCAGTGCGGCAATAATTTATCTGCTGGACAGCGGCAGCTTCTATGTCTCGCTCGAGCATTGCTGAAGAACGCCAAAGTTGTGTGCATCGATGACGGCACCTCCAATTTGGACGATGAATCCGATCTGTGCATGCAGCAGGCGCTACGCAATGCCTTCAAGAGCTGCACTTTGCTGTTTATAGCCCATCGGTTGCGTGGCCTGCAGGCCATGGATCGCATTATTGTCCTAGACGATGGTAGGATCTGTGAGGAGGGCAAACCGCAGGAGTTGGCCCATAATACAGCGACCATTTTCCATGGCATGTTAGTGGCCCAGGACATCAGTCCCGAGGATTTTACTAGGCTGGATTAG